CTGGACGGCGCCAACAAGTCGTTCAACCGCATCACCATCGATGGCGATACCTCGACCAACGATTGCTGCATGCTGATCGCCACCGGCCAGGCCAACCTGCCGCCAATCACCTCCACCGAAGGCCCGCTGTTCGCTGCGCTGAAGCAGGCGGTATTTGAAGTGTGCATGGAGGTGGCCCAGGCCATCGTGCGTGACGGCGAGGGCGCTACCAAGTTCGTGACGGTTGAAGTCAACGGCGGCGGCAACCACCAGGAATGCCTGGATGTCGGCTACACCGTGGCCCACTCGCCATTGATCAAGACCGCGCTGTTTGCCTCCGACCCGAACTGGGGCCGCATTCTTGCTGCCGTCGGCCGTGCCGGCGTGCCGGACCTGGACGTGAGCAAGATCGACGTGTTCCTCGGTGAGGTGTGCATCGCCAGCCGTGGCGCCCGCGCCGAGACCTACACCGAGGCCCAGGGCTCGGCGGTGATGCAGCAGGAAGAAATCACCATCCGCATCGAGTTGGGTCGCGGTGAGTGCAGCGAAACCATCTGGACCACCGACCTGTCCCACGAGTACGTGAAGATCAACGCGGAATACCGCACCTGATTGCCAAGAGGAAAGCGTGGTGAAACGAGTGCATGTAGCAGCAGCGGTGATCCGCGGTGTCGATGGCAGGATCCTGCTGGCGCGCCGTGCCGATACCCAGCATCAGGGCGGCCTCTGGGAGTTTCCCGGCGGCAAGGTGGAGGCCGATGAGTCAGTCGCCACTGCGCTGTCCCGCGAATTGCAGGAAGAGCTGGGTATCCAGGTCACCACGGCGCGACCGCTGATCAAGGTGCAGCATGATTACCCGGACAAGCAGGTGTTGCTGGATGTCTGGGAAGTCTCGGCCTTCAGCGGCGAGCCGCATGGCGCTGAAGGGCAACCGCTGGAATGGGTGGCCCCGCGGGATCTGCTCAACTATGAGTTCCCGGCGGCGAATGCGCCGATTGTGACCGCTGCCCGCTTGCCGGCCGACTACCTGATTACCCCGGGTGAACTGGAAAGCCCGACGTTGCTGCGCGGTATCCAGAAAGCCATTGCCGGTGGTATCAAACTGGTTCAACTGCGTGCGCCCAATGGTTACGACCCCAAATACCGTGACCTGGCGGTGGACGCCGTGGGCCTGTGTGCCGGCAAGGCACAGTTGATGATCAAGGGTCCGTTTGAATGGCTGGGGGATTTTCCTGCGGCCGGCTGGCACATGACCTCGGCGCAATTGCGTAAATATGCGAGCAAGGGCCGCCCGCTGCCCAAGGATCGCTGGTTGGCTGCCTCGTGCCATAACGCTGAAGAGCTGGCGCTGGCGGAAATGATGGACGTGGATTTTGTCACGCTGTCCCCGGTGCAGCCGACCCAGACG
The genomic region above belongs to Pseudomonas poae and contains:
- a CDS encoding Nudix family hydrolase; amino-acid sequence: MKRVHVAAAVIRGVDGRILLARRADTQHQGGLWEFPGGKVEADESVATALSRELQEELGIQVTTARPLIKVQHDYPDKQVLLDVWEVSAFSGEPHGAEGQPLEWVAPRDLLNYEFPAANAPIVTAARLPADYLITPGELESPTLLRGIQKAIAGGIKLVQLRAPNGYDPKYRDLAVDAVGLCAGKAQLMIKGPFEWLGDFPAAGWHMTSAQLRKYASKGRPLPKDRWLAASCHNAEELALAEMMDVDFVTLSPVQPTQTHPEAQPLGWEQAAQLISVFSKPVFLLGGVGPAEREQAWDVGAQGVAGIRAFWPDV